The following DNA comes from Hordeum vulgare subsp. vulgare chromosome 3H, MorexV3_pseudomolecules_assembly, whole genome shotgun sequence.
TTAGCTTTTGGGCCTGAGCCGACAATGGTGACAACCTCATATGTTGTTACCTTGTTGGAGGCGTCAACTACTTGCTTGGACTCAAAGTGGTGAAGCAATGGTGATGAGGATGGCTTTGCGAATGCAATCAACTGGTAGGACTTGCAACAACATGCGTTGAGTTTGGGCTTGCTTCTGTTGTCATGGCTCGGTGTATTAACAAAGGTCTTTACCTAGCTTTAGGTAGGTAGTCTTTCCCTGTGCTTTTTTTCGTTTGGTTCCTAATTCGATTTGTATAGAATGGCAAAGCTCCCGTGCTTTGAAAAAAGAATGAATCAAAGAAGCCCTCAAAGACTTCAGCAATCTAGATCCAGCAAAAAGAGTCCTAAAGGCGAGTATAATAGTCTCCCCATTGCTTCTTCGGTACTCGCAGGGTAATGTGGGTTTCAGAATCAAGCATACTTCCTAGCCTTGTTTGACATGCAAACTGGTCTTTGGAAACTCTCAACGATACTAAGATATTTGTTGAACTGGCTGGAAGGAAAGAAGTGGTAGAAAGAATCACATCAATAATTGGAAAGATGTTAGGTATGAAAGACTACAAGAATAAAATGATACCCATGCAGATATACATCCTACTAAGGTATCCTAGCCTGGGAAAAAGTCCCACTGAAAAACACTTGCCAAAATGCCACAGCTTTTACACGGCTGTAGATACCCCTACCTTGTAAGGTCCCCACAGTAGTTTTATGTTTTGATACTGTGGGGATCTTGCAGGGGTATCTACAGCCGTGCATGAAAATCGGTTTCTCATTTGAAGAACAGAACctcaatttcaaaataaaatacaGTTTGTTTTGAAGTCATAACTATTACTCTGTTAGTAAATCTAGCATGATCATCGTCCTACCTCTTCACGTCTGTCAAATTTGTTGGATCACTTCTTTGAAATTTGCTCGAAGAAGTCATCGCTTGGAGTAACAGGAACGAGATAATTTCCAAACAGAGAATCAAAGCTTTTGAAGCTTCCAAGGCATCCCTCGTGCTGTGCTTGAAGGACAGCAAATTGCTTTGCCTCTCTAATTTTGTTGAGATCCACTCTCGCTAGCGGTGTGCCTGAAACCTGGAAAGGTGATGTTAACATCAAGAAAGGATGTTAGGAGAAATCAAGAAAGATGAGAGAAGTATAAATTGCCAATCAACGTGTCAGGAATTTGAGCATACCGATGTATTGGATGATGCCGCCACTTTGTCCTTATCAACAGCAGTTTGAGAAGGAGGTCTACTCCTGTGTTccaaagcacaacaacaacatattTACCATACTAGACAAGAAAGTAAACTGATGAGAAATTACAGTCAGCAGAAAGGCATGGCTGCTGCAGTCAACAGAACAAAATCGCTGCTCTTAGTAACCAGTGCGTGCAAAGCAAAAATGAATTGCAAAAAAGAATGAGTAAGGAATAAAAGGTTAAATGCACAATTTTCTGTATggtataaaatattttcatgctGACTGTCAGTGCATCAAGTCATCAATTAGCATACGGTTGGTGCTATTCTCAATTCAGGCAAGGTACCCTCTAGTGCGTTCAGGTTGATAATGTCATTGAACCCAACGCTTACAATCACATACAGACACACAATGTAAAGTTAACTAACTGAATAGCTAGTTTGGTTCGATGAGTTAATGGTGGTATTGATTTGTCATAGCTATCCACAAAGGATCTACAGAACGTGAGATTGACTGCACCCAACCCAAGTTTTCAATTACAATGCACGGTCAGAGGAGTTGGACGAACAGAACCCTGAGCAAAATAGTGATTGCAATAGGGGCAGTTGATTTTCAAGCGTCAGAAAGAATTCACCACTGGGTACGCGAGAGTTGCTCGTTCTGTCATCAAATTACCCACTCCTCCACTCAATTGTGGTTGATACCCCAACCCAGCATATTGCCTGAAAAATTATATGTCCGGGACAGAAATGCAAAAGCGACCGATATTCGCCTCAATCAACAAGGTCCCTCTGGGAATATCGAGACTTTTGCCCAAAAATAGATAAACAAGCACATTGCCACATTCCAAAGCCCCTTTCAAAGAACACCAAAACCTAACGTACAGCGGTGCTCGGTGACAGGATCAGCTAGTCGGCAGGCTAGTCCGGAATCTTTACCTAAAAGAACACTACACCTGTAGCCACCCCACACCACTGGCACGCCCCACAAccaaggtcggaacctttgcgattTCTTCCCAAAACTAAAGGACGGCGCAGCGGGATCGTGAGAGATTAGGCAAATCATCCATCAGATTGGGGAGTTGGAAGCACGCGGCAGTCACGCTGAGGATAATTGAAAGGGTAGCGCGGAAATGCGCGGAGGGTACCTCCGAGACGGTTCGATCTTCCGCCGCTTCGGTGCCGGCGGCTGCGCCGACGCCGGGGAACCAAGCTCCGcttcctccgccgccatggacttCCAGTCTTGGTGGTTCGCAGGCCTGAGCCCACAAATACTTTGTTCGTCGGCCCGAAACGTAAGACCTCTTTGATAAAACTGCCTCTTTGATAAGTACGGCCCAATAAGTCCAGTAACAGAGCAATTGC
Coding sequences within:
- the LOC123444379 gene encoding uncharacterized protein LOC123444379 — its product is MAAEEAELGSPASAQPPAPKRRKIEPSRRSRPPSQTAVDKDKVAASSNTSVSGTPLARVDLNKIREAKQFAVLQAQHEGCLGSFKSFDSLFGNYLVPVTPSDDFFEQISKK